The Candidatus Edwardsbacteria bacterium sequence AGCAAGGAGCCCAGTTATAAAAAACAGGCAAATGAACACTTCAGAAAAACATTTTTTGCCGGGGGAGGAACCCAGTCTGATTATGATAAGTACCTGAAATTGCGTAAAAAAAATAAGCCAAGGGAAAAACTCTATGAACAACAAATAAAGAACGGTTCATATTATTGGTTCAATGCCCGGCAGCTTTTTGCCATAAAAGGGCATAAACCCAAATAGAAGCAGCATAAAACAGGACATCAATTTATGGCTGATCAAAAAACACCATCGCTCTGGAACCGCAATTTCCTGCTGCTGTGGCAGGGCCAGCTGGTCTCCTCCCTGGGCGACAATTTTTACGCCATTGCCCTGGGCTTCTGGGTGCTGGAGAAGACCGGCTCCACCGGCCTGATGGGCACCCTGATGGCCGTCTCCACCCTGCCCCGGGTGCTGATCTCTCCCTTCGCCGGGGTGTGGGTGGACCGGACCGAGCGCCGGTCGCTGCTGATCGCCATGGACGTGATCCGGGGAGTGGCCTCGGCCGGGATCGGTCTGGCGGCCTTTGCCGGGCATCTTGAAATATGGATGGTCTTCGCCGCCGGCATAGTCTTAAGCGTCTGCGGTTCGTTCTTCGGGCCGGCGGTCAGTTCGGCCATCCCGGACATCGTGCCGCCGGAGCAGATCGTCCAGGCCAACTCGGTGTTCAGCCTGGCCTACAACGGCAGCAGCATCATCGGCACGGCCGGCGGCGGCTTCCTGTACCAGGCGCTCAAAGCCCCGCTGATGTTCCTGTTCGACGGGTTTTCCTACGTCTTCTCGGCGGCGGCCATACTTTTCATGAAGATCCCGGCCGTCAGGCACCAATCCCAGAAGCTGAGCTTCTTTCAGGACATGAAGGGCGGGCTGCTGTTTGTCAAAAGATTCAAAGGGCTCAGATACTCTTTCCTGATCTTCGGGGTGCTGAACTTTTTCGCCAATATCGGGTTCTTTTTGATCCTGCCCATGTTTCAGAAGATATCCTTCCTGGGAGCCGGTAAATACGGGATAGTGATGGGGGTGCTGACCGGGGGGTCATTTTTGGGCTATCTTCTGGCTTCGACCATAAAAATACCCACCGCTAAAAGGTTCCTGGTCTTTTATCTGGGGGCCCTGATGAGCGCAGCCTGCATGGCCCTGTTCCCGGCGCATGTCACCATGATCTACATGTCGGCGATGGCGGCCCTGATAGGGCTGTCAATCGCGGTGGTCAATGCCCTGATCAGCGCGGTGATGCAGATAACGGTGCCCCAGGATATGCGGGGCAAGGTATTCGGCCTGCTGGGCACCATGGCCGGCAGCCTGACCCCCATTGCTTTTGCGGTGGGCGGATGGCTGGGCGAAGTGTTTCCCATAAGGCCTTTGATGTCCGGGTGCTTCATCCTGACCTTCGGGGCTTTCTTCGTGCTGGTATTCGTGCCCTCGGTTATAAGATTCTTTAACTTCGACCCAAGCAAACAGACGCTGGAGGAGATAATGTAGATTTGACGTCACCCCGCCATTGGCAAAGAATCTATATAAGCGGGCAGGCCCGACCCGCGTCTAAGCGCGGGATAAATTCCAACGGGAATCCATGAAAAACAAAATGCTTCAAGAAGGAATGGTTATAAATGGAAATACGCGAGCTGAAAAAAGGGGACGACCTCAAAGCCTTGGTGCAGCTATCCAGGGATTTCTTCTATGAATATGAATCATACCATCCGTATTTCTTCAAGATCGACAAGATAGAGGATAACGACATAATCAGCTACTTTGCCAGGTTCATCGGTACTGATGACCGTAAGGCCTTTGTGGCGGTTGAGAGCGATGCTATAATCGGCTACATATCAGTCTATATCAAGGAACAAGCTGATTTTTGGAAAATCAAAAATGTGGGGGATATCTCCGGGCTGATGGTGCAAAAAGAGCATCGTGGCAAAGGGATCGGCAAAAAACTGCTGCAAAGAGCGGTAGGTTATTTCAAGGGAAAGGGAATCAAGCAGTACGCGCTTTTTACCTCGGTCAACAATAAGAATGGAATTGAATTTTATGAGAAATGCGGTCTGGAGAAGCTTTATACGACGATGATT is a genomic window containing:
- a CDS encoding GNAT family N-acetyltransferase, with translation MEIRELKKGDDLKALVQLSRDFFYEYESYHPYFFKIDKIEDNDIISYFARFIGTDDRKAFVAVESDAIIGYISVYIKEQADFWKIKNVGDISGLMVQKEHRGKGIGKKLLQRAVGYFKGKGIKQYALFTSVNNKNGIEFYEKCGLEKLYTTMIGEVE
- a CDS encoding MFS transporter, producing MADQKTPSLWNRNFLLLWQGQLVSSLGDNFYAIALGFWVLEKTGSTGLMGTLMAVSTLPRVLISPFAGVWVDRTERRSLLIAMDVIRGVASAGIGLAAFAGHLEIWMVFAAGIVLSVCGSFFGPAVSSAIPDIVPPEQIVQANSVFSLAYNGSSIIGTAGGGFLYQALKAPLMFLFDGFSYVFSAAAILFMKIPAVRHQSQKLSFFQDMKGGLLFVKRFKGLRYSFLIFGVLNFFANIGFFLILPMFQKISFLGAGKYGIVMGVLTGGSFLGYLLASTIKIPTAKRFLVFYLGALMSAACMALFPAHVTMIYMSAMAALIGLSIAVVNALISAVMQITVPQDMRGKVFGLLGTMAGSLTPIAFAVGGWLGEVFPIRPLMSGCFILTFGAFFVLVFVPSVIRFFNFDPSKQTLEEIM